The genomic stretch GTTTTGCCACACTCATTACACTTGAAAGGTTTTATGCCCGTGTGAACCTTCTGGTGCTTCCTCAGTTTAGATGGATAACTGAAGACCTTTCCGCACTCATTACACACATGGGATGtttctccagtgtgaattttTTGGTAATTAACATGGGTGGGTTTCTTCTTGGCATTTTCACCTTTTGGGCATCTAAAGGGTCGGTCTGTGGGGTGAGTTATCAGATGGTCGAGGAGTGCAAAAGCCTTCAAGAAGGTTTTCCCACAGTCACTGCACTTGAAGGCCTTCTGTGTGGTGTGGACTCCCAAGTGCTGCTGGCAACTGGAGCTGTTTTGGAAGGCCTCCCCATGCTCAGTGCTCTTGTATGGCTTCTCTTTGCTGTGGGTGGCCTGGTGTTGAAGGAGACCTAAGGTGGCAGGGACACCCCTTCCAGACTCCCCACACAGAAAGGGCTTCTCTGATAGGTAGACTCCATAGCTCTTCATCTGCTCTGGAGGGGCCTCCTCATCCTCCAGTCTACATGGACAACCTGAAACAGAGAAAAGCCAGTTACTAATAGCTGGATTAGAGGAAGGAGGCACCTTCATCACAAACTCATGTCAGACATACCAAAGAGAAGTCCAAAGAATTGCCAGGTGGTTGCTAGGAACAGTCTGGGTGAGAAAGGGCTGGCTCTGCCAGATCACAGAATAGGAAAGACCTCAGCAGGGTCTAGGACAGAAAGATGGGAGCAGTGCAGGGAGAAGAGTTGGGGGTCTCCAAGTCACTCCTCACAATGGTTTCAAGCAGGGCCTAGCCCCTGGTGACAGTGAAAGCTGTGAAGAGGAGGTGTTTGCTCCAATGAAAAGGCAACTGTAACTGTAACTTTAACTGTAGGAGTAGTTGGTGTTCAAGTATTATTTAAGGTGCACATCTCACATCACCAGGGGACTGGCACAAAGTCCGGGTAGGTAGGTTGTCCAGGTCCTGAGAGTCATGGTAGGGATGGCAAGATCACACAGTGTGTCCAGAAGGGAGGGGAATAGTGTGTGGTCACTGGCTCAGCACCAAAATGCCAGTGCACACAAATACCCCAACATGGTGTGAGCCCATTATTGAAACCAAGGCATCACCCAGCCTTACTCACTGGGACCAGGACCCCTTCTAGCCTCTGCTCTGCTGATCAGAGTCAAGTCCACCACGTTGGGCACGCAGAGCTCTTCTTCATTCTCCAGCTGGGCAACCACATGGGACCTTGAAGGTGCAAATCCTAGAAGGGAGAAAGTAAGAGCCAACCCAAGCCAAGGCTTaccctccccaccctaccccataGGAAGCTCATGTCATCATGACAACCATGAAGGAAATGGCGTATTAGAAAAGGAACCTCCTCCAcgcatttaaaaatttgttaaatttggTAAGTGGATAGGCTCCGTGTTTTGTTTGgccacaatttattttaaaagaaccttACATGAAGGTAAACTGACATAACTGAagtaaaaaaatagacaataataaTTGGAGACttcaatttttaactttcagGTGATGGACAGAACCACtagacagaaaacaaacaaatacacagaaCTTGAATAACACTAGAAATCAACTAGACTTAAGAGACATCTACAGAGCCTGCCACATAACAGCAGAATACGTATCCTCacgtgcacatggaacattcttcagaagaGACCATTTGTTGGGGcataaaataagtctcaatagATTTCAGAGGACTGAAATCTATAATTTTCTGATCATAagggaattaaaatagaaatcaacaacagaaagaaatttgggaaa from Canis lupus dingo isolate Sandy chromosome 1, ASM325472v2, whole genome shotgun sequence encodes the following:
- the ZNF584 gene encoding zinc finger protein 584 isoform X1, with the translated sequence MLRPQLPLAGEAQGLVTFEDVAVYFSREEWGLLNLTQRSLYRDVMLENFALIGSLGFAPSRSHVVAQLENEEELCVPNVVDLTLISRAEARRGPGPSCPCRLEDEEAPPEQMKSYGVYLSEKPFLCGESGRGVPATLGLLQHQATHSKEKPYKSTEHGEAFQNSSSCQQHLGVHTTQKAFKCSDCGKTFLKAFALLDHLITHPTDRPFRCPKGENAKKKPTHVNYQKIHTGETSHVCNECGKVFSYPSKLRKHQKVHTGIKPFKCNECGKTFNRKDALVLHQRIHTGERPYECSECGKAFSVLSTLIRHRKVHIGERPYECRECGKFFKYNHSFILHQRVHTGERPYECKQCGKTYVTRSGLYQHWKVHTGERPYECSLCGKTFTTRSYRNRHQQFHTEERSYECTECGKAFKHSSTLLQHKKVHTGERP